From a single Lolium rigidum isolate FL_2022 chromosome 7, APGP_CSIRO_Lrig_0.1, whole genome shotgun sequence genomic region:
- the LOC124675358 gene encoding uncharacterized protein LOC124675358: protein MAEVSSLPVTDDLLAEILLLLPTPADLVRASAACASFRRLVTDRAFLRRLRSLHAAPFLGFLNHNGFHPALPPHPSAPAARAVSLAADFSYSFIPSHDGGWKVRDVRDGRVLLDRTPEDADAEESSSPVFTDLAVCDPLHRRCLQLPPIPDDLAASVEHPQRVEFQRWCEPFLVPPCQNDETSETSFRVIWMAQCKTKLVAFVFSSTTGEWRAVASQGWADLLAGTGVSTASSKSPVFFGRQYACGCFYWVMDWREKLLTLDTTTMEFSIADLPPGCRRPPIAIVDAGGGRPGMFSVRENVAGGTFDLYYTIRRNNNDGPQSSNNRWQMERIIPLDSGYRYYLRSATERYLLLIRSEEESSSLQMADVECFSLDVKTLQLQSVCKLKHHILRAHIYTNFPPSLSSQTI from the coding sequence ATGGCGGAAGTGAGCTCGCTGCCGGTGACCGACGACCTCCTGGCGGAGATCCTCCTCCTGCTGCCCACCCCGGCCGACCTCGTCCGCGCCTCCGCCGCCTGCGCCTCCTTCCGCCGCCTCGTCACCGACCGCGccttcctccgccgcctccgctccCTCCACGCCGCGCCGTTCCTCGGCTTCCTCAACCACAACGGCTTCCACCCGGCCCTCCCGCCCCACCCCTCCGCGCCCGCCGCCCGGGCCGTCTCCCTCGCCGCCGATTTCTCCTACTCCTTCATCCCGTCCCACGACGGCGGCTGGAAGGTCCGGGACGTCCGCGACGGCCGCGTCCTCCTCGACCGCACCCCCGAGGATGCCGACGCCGAGGAGTCGTCGTCCCCCGTCTTCACGGACCTCGCGGTCTGCGACCCTCTGCACCGGCGGTGCCTCCAGCTTCCCCCGATCCCCGACGACCTGGCCGCTTCCGTCGAGCACCCGCAACGCGTGGAGTTCCAGCGCTGGTGCGAGCCCTTCCTCGTCCCCCCATGCCAAAACGACGAGACTTCAGAAACGTCATTCAGAGTCATCTGGATGGCGCAATGCAAAACCAAGCTAGTCGCCTTCGTCTTCTCCTCAACCACCGGAGAATGGCGAGCCGTCGCGTCCCAGGGCTGGGCCGATCTGCTAGCGGGCACGGGCGTGTCCACGGCGTCGTCAAAGAGCCCCGTTTTCTTCGGCCGACAGTACGCCTGCGGCTGCTTCTACTGGGTCATGGACTGGAGAGAGAAGCTCCTCACGCTCGACACCACAACGATGGAGTTCTCAATCGCCGACCTCCCGCCTGGCTGCCGAAGGCCGCCGATCGCCATTGTGGACGCGGGGGGAGGCAGGCCCGGGATGTTCTCTGTCCGTGAAAATGTCGCAGGCGGCACGTTCGACCTCTACTACACCATCAGGCGAAACAACAACGATGGTCCCCAGAGTTCCAACAACCGGTGGCAGATGGAGAGAATTATCCCGTTGGATTCTGGGTACCGGTATTACCTGAGAAGCGCAACGGAGAGGTACTTGCTACTGATAAGATCGGAAGAAGAGAGCTCGTCGTTGCAGATGGCGGACGTGGAATGCTTCTCACTGGACGTCAAGACCTTGCAGCTTCAGAGCGTGTGCAAGCTGAAGCATCACATCCTGCGCGCGCACATATATACCAACTTCCCACCGTCGCTGTCGTCACAGACAATCTGA
- the LOC124673671 gene encoding cleavage stimulating factor 64-like — MDSLAAAAANCRCSRVVYVGNIAFHAVDKEVLDACELIGPVRSFRLAADAATGKRKGYAFVEYADDATAQSACRNLHGHLLRGRELRVGLADRTGASGRRRGDHDPVGMDDAIHAASLVDFSGQRHAAAVASVTRYLAGLSRHQLREAAAAFETNKLLKDTAMEMVQRLLDMAAADAAAEEAKRKRQESVSAATADDHRAKMRKLEDGGKATPVPAGVACV; from the coding sequence ATGGACAGcctcgccgcggccgccgccaactgcCGCTGCAGCCGCGTCGTCTACGTCGGCAACATCGCCTTCCACGCCGTCGACAAGGAGGTCCTCGACGCCTGCGAGCTCATCGGCCCCGTCCGCTCCttccgcctcgccgccgacgccgccacggGCAAGCGCAAGGGCTACGCCTTCGTCGAGTACGCCGACGACGCCACGGCGCAGAGCGCATGCCGCAACCTGCACGGCCACCTCCTGCGTGGCCGCGAGCTGCGCGTCGGCCTCGCCGACAGGACCGGCGCGTCGGGGAGGCGCCGCGGCGACCACGACCCCGTCGGCATGGACGACGCCATCCACGCCGCCTCCCTCGTCGACTTCTCCGGGCAGCGCCACGCCGCAGCCGTCGCCTCCGTCACGCGGTATCTGGCCGGCCTGTCCAGGCACCAGCTGCGGGAAGCCGCGGCCGCGTTCGAGACCAACAAGCTTCTCAAGGACACCGCCATGGAGATGGTGCAGCGCCTGCTCGACATGGCGGCCGCCGACGCTGCCGCCGAGGAGGCAAAGAGGAAGAGGCAGGAGAGCGTCTCTGCTGCGACGGCCGATGATCACCGCGCCAAGATGAGGAAGCTGGAAGATGGCGGGAAGGCCACGCCGGTGCCCGCTGGAGTTGCCTGCGTCTGA
- the LOC124670741 gene encoding protein unc-13 homolog: MDEENAVELLQRYRRDRHVLLNYILSGNLIKKVVMPPGAISLDDVDIDQVCVDYVLNCVKKGHPLDLGDAIRLYHDSLDYPNVANTGTVEEFYLLTKPEYSGSPPAREPPPVPATAPSPVVIPPPVVEQPQIPVPLPVANLPKSLSLDSPTEKELTIDDIEDFEDEEDEFDSRRASRRHQTDANDLSLRLPLFETGITDDDLRETAYEILVAAAGASGGLIVPKKEKKKEKRHRLMRKLGRSKSESVESHTQRQPGLVGLLEILRAQLEITESMDIRTRQGLLNAMVGKVGKRMDNLLIPLELLCCISRAEFSDMKAYLRWQKRQLNMLEEGLINHPVVGFGELGRKVNELRNLFRKIEESESLPPSAAEVQRTECLRSLREVATSFSERPARGDLTGEVCHWADGYHLNAALYEKMLGSVFDILDEGKLTEEVEEILELLKSTWRILGITETIHDTCYAWVLFRQFVFTGEQGLLKVVIEHLRKIPLKEQRGPQERLHLKSLRSSVDADDSCQDFTFFQSFLSPVQKWVDKKLNDYHLQFSEGPNMLADIVTVAMLTRRILGEENDKAMESPDRDQIERYITSSVKSAFVKIAHSVEVKADTAHEHVLASLADETKKLLKKDTDIFSPVLSRWHPQATVLSASLLHKLYGNKLRPFLEHAEHLTEDVVSVFPAADSLEQYIMSVMASVVGEDGLDSICKQKLAPYQIESKSGTVVLRWVNGQLERIETWVKRAAEQEAWDPISPQQRHGGSIVEVYRIIEETADQFFAFKVPMRISELNSLCRGIDKAFQIYTQLAIGPIVDKEDLVPPVPVLTRYKKELGIKAFVKKEIPEVRTVDEKKASEIVQLTMSKLCVRLNSLYYGISHLGKLEDSISERWARRKSDNINIRRSMSGKSKSVVSNQKNQFDGSRKEINAAIDRVCEFTGLKVIFWDLQQPFIDNLYKNSVPQARLDTIVEVLDLVLNQLCDVIVEQLRDRVVTGLLQASLDGLLRVILDGGPTRVFSPNDAPLLEEDLEILKEFFISGGDGLPRGTVENLVSRVRPVINLIKQETRVLIDDLREVTQGGKSKLGGDAKTLLRVLCHRNDSEASHYVKKHFKIPSSAPPSS; the protein is encoded by the exons ATGGATGA AGAAAACGCTGTTGAGCTGCTGCAGCGCTATCGCCGCGATCGCCATGTGCTGCTCAACTACATCCTGTCTGGTAACTTGATCAAGAAAGTTGTAATGCCTCCCGGCGCAATCTCTTTGGACGATGTGGATATCGATCAAGTCTGTGTCGATTATGTCCTCAACTGCGTCAAGAAAG GGCATCCACTTGACCTTGGAGATGCCATCCGGCTTTACCATGACAGCCTTGATTACCCTAATGTC GCTAACACGGGAACTGTGGAAGAGTTTTATTTACTTACAAAACCCGAATATTCTGGATCACCACCAGCAAGAGAACCACCCCCTGTCCCTGCCACCGCACCATCACCAGTTGTGATACCACCACCAGTTGTCGAACAACCACAGATTCCTGTGCCATTACCAGTTGCAAACCTGCCGAAATCACTATCATTGGACTCTCCCACTGAGAAGGAATTAACCATAGATGACATTGAAGACTTtgaggatgaagaagatgaatTCGATAGCCGAAGGGCTTCTAGAAGGCATCAAACCGATGCCAACGATCTATCATTGCGGTTACCATTATTTGAAACAG GTATTACAGATGATGATCTTCGTGAAACAGCATATGAAatccttgttgctgctgctggtgcttcAGG GGGGCTTATAGTtccaaagaaagaaaagaagaaagagaagagaCACAGATTAATGAGGAAACTTGGCCGTAGTAAGAGTGAAAGTGTTGAATCACATACTCAGCGGCAACCAGGTTTAGTTGGTTTGCTTGAAATCTTGAGAGCGCAACTTGAG ATAACCGAGTCCATGGATATTAGGACTAGACAaggactactcaatgctatggtgGGTAAAGTCGGGAAACGGATGGACAATCTATTGATTCCGCTGGAACTATTGTGCTGTATATCTAGAGCTGAATTTTCTGACATGAAGGCATATCTTCGTTGGCAGAAAAGACAG CTAAACATGCTGGAGGAGGGCCTAATAAACCATCCTGTTGTTGGATTTGGAGAGTTAGGTCGAAAAGTCAACGAGCTAAGGAACCTTTTCAGGAAGATTGAAGAATCTGAG TCCCTTCCACCATCTGCTGCGGAGGTTCAACGTACAGAATGCCTACGATCACTGAGAGAAGTTGCCACATCTTTCTCTGAAAGGCCTGCTCGGGGTGATCTTACTGGTGAAGTTTGTCATTGGGCTGATGGTTACCATCTGAATGCCGCCTTGTATGAAAAAATGCTCGGCAGTGTTTTTGACATCTTAGATGAGGGAAAACTTACAGAG GAGGTGGAAGAAATCCTTGAACTCCTAAAGTCAACTTGGCGGATACTAGGAATCACGGAGACAATTCATGATACATGCTATGCATGGGTGTTATTTCGACAG TTTGTTTTTACAGGTGAACAAGGACTCCTGAAAGTTGTGATTGAGCATTTGAGGAAAATACCCTTGAAGGAACAGCGTGGTCCACAAGAGCGATTACACCTGAAAAGTCTACGCAGTTCTGTTGATGCCGATGATAGCTGTCAGGACTTCACGTTTTTTCAGTCTTTCCTGTCTCCAGTTCAAAAATGGGTGGACAAGAAATTGAATGATTATCACCTGCAGTTCTCCGAG GGTCCCAATATGTTGGCTGATATCGTAACAGTGGCAATGCTCACTAGGCGGATCCTTGGTGAAGAAAATGACAAG GCAATGGAGTCACCTGATCGAGACCAGATTGAGCGTTACATCACATCTTCTGTCAAAAGTGCTTTCGTTAAG ATTGCACATTCTGTAGAGGTTAAAGCAGACACGGCACATGAGCATGTTTTAGCATCTCTAGCTGATGAGACAAAGAAGCTTCTGAAGAAAGATACAGACATTTTTTCGCCAGTTTTGTCAAGATGGCATCCACAGGCCACTGTTCTTTCTGCTTCCCTTCTCCATAAACTTTATGGGAACAAATTG AGACCTTTTCTTGAGCATGCTGAGCATCTTACGGAGGATGTAGTTTCTGTATTTCCGGCAGCTGATTCTCTCGAGCAGTACATAATGTCTGTGATGGCTTCTGTTGTGGGTGAAGATGGTTTGGACAGTATATGTAAACAAAAGCTAGCTCCTTACCAG ATTGAAAGTAAATCTGGCACGGTTGTTCTACGCTGGGTGAATGGGCAACTGGAGAGAATTGAAACTTGGGTTAAAAGGGCTGCTGAACAAGAG GCTTGGGATCCTATATCCCCTCAACAACGGCATGGGGGTTCTATAGTAGAAGTCTATAGAATCATAGAAGAG ACTGCAGATCAGTTTTTTGCATTCAAGGTTCCCATGCGAATTAGCGAGCTAAATAGCCTCTGTCGTGGTATCGACAAGGCATTTCAAATTTATACACAACTTGCTATTGGACCCATAG TTGATAAAGAAGATTTAGTTCCACCTGTTCCTGTTCTTACTCGATATAAAAAGGAGCTTGGGATCAAAGCTTTTGTAAAAAAGGAAATCCCGGAAGTTAGAACCGTTGATGAGAAGAAAGCAAGTGAAATTGTTCAACTTACAATGTCAAAGCTCTGTGTGCGGCTTAACAGTCTATAT TATGGTATAAGCCATCTAGGCAAGTTGGAGGACAGCATAAGTGAACGGTGGGCTAGAAGGAAAAGTGACAACATTAACATCA GACGATCAATGAGCGGAAAATCAAAGAGTGTTGTCTCCAATCAGAAGAATCAATTTGATGGCAGTAGAAAAGAAATCAATGCTGCTATTGATCGGGTATGTGAATTTACAG GGTTAAAGGTCATATTCTGGGACCTGCAACAGccattcatcgacaacttatacaAAAACAGTGTTCCCCAAGCTCGACTGGACACTATTGTGGAAGTGCTTGATTTG GTACTTAATCAACTTTGTGATGTCATTGTGGAGCAACTGCGGGATCGTGTGGTTACAGGGCTTCTGCAAGCATCCCTG GATGGCTTACTTCGTGTAATACTAGATGGAGGTCCTACACGTGTCTTCTCTCCAAATGATGCCCCtcttttggaggaagatcttgaaATTCTGAAG GAATTCTTCATATCTGGTGGAGATGGGCTCCCCCGTGGAACTGTTGAGAATTTGGTCTCACGCGTTCGTCCTGTAATAAATCTGATCAAGCAAGAG ACCCGCGTGCTTATTGATGATCTACGAGAAGTTACTCAAGGAGGCAAAAGCAAATTGGGAGGTGACGCCAAAACCTTGCTCAGGGTGTTGTGCCACAGAAATGATTCAGAGGCATCACATTATGTAAAGAAGCATTTCAAGATACCCAGCTCTGCTCCTCCGAGCTCCTGA
- the LOC124673670 gene encoding splicing factor U2af large subunit A-like, translated as MDSLAEAAANCRCSRVVYVGNIAFHAADKEVRDACELIGPVRSFHLAADAATGKRKGYAFVEYADDATAQSACRNLHGHLLRGRELRVGLAGRTGGRRRGDHDPVGMDDAIHAASLVDFSGQRHAAAVASVTRYLAGLSRHQLREAAAAFETNKLLKDTAMEMVQRLLDMAAADAAAEEAKRKRRESASAATADDHRAKMRMLEDGGKATPVPAGVACV; from the coding sequence ATGGACAGCCTCGCTGAGGCCGCCGCCAACTGCCGCTGCAGCCGCGTCGTCTACGTCGGCAacatcgccttccacgccgccgacaAGGAGGTCCGCGACGCCTGCGAGCTCATCGGCCCCGTCCGCTCCttccacctcgccgccgacgccgccacggGCAAGCGCAAGGGCTACGCCTTCGTCGAGTACGCCGACGACGCCACGGCGCAGAGCGCATGCCGCAACCTGCACGGCCACCTCCTGCGCGGCCGCGAGCTGCGCGTCGGCCTCGCCGGGAGGACCGGAGGGAGGCGCCGCGGCGACCACGACCCCGTCGGCATGGACGACGCCATCCACGCCGCCTCCCTCGTCGACTTCTCCGggcagcgccacgccgccgccgtcgcctccgtcaCGCGGTATCTGGCGGGCCTGTCCAGGCACCAGCTGCGGGAAGCCGCGGCCGCGTTCGAGACCAACAAGCTTCTCAAGGACACCGCCATGGAGATGGTGCAGCGCCTGCTCGACATGGCGGCCGCCGACGCTGCCGCCGAGGAGGCGAAGAGGAAGAGGCGGGAGAGCGCCTCTGCTGCGACGGCCGACGATCACCGCGCCAAGATGAGGATGCTGGAGGACGGCGGGAAGGCCACGCCGGTGCCCGCTGGAGTTGCCTGCGTCTGA